A stretch of Salarias fasciatus chromosome 23, fSalaFa1.1, whole genome shotgun sequence DNA encodes these proteins:
- the ndufa7 gene encoding NADH dehydrogenase [ubiquinone] 1 alpha subcomplex subunit 7 gives MATATKLIQRLRNFLSGHDLQAKLQLRYEEVAKRTQPPPKLPVGPSHKYAANYYFTRDGRRESVPATVVMSAQKALTAGSEVAEAPKLPVTPGAVYQPPALSTDQPYL, from the exons ATGGCTACAGCTACTAAACTGATCCAGAGGCTGCGGAACTTCTTATCAGGG catgACCTGCAGGCCAAACTGCAGCTGAGATATGAGGAGGTCGCAAAGAG GACGCAGCCACCACCCAAACTGCCAGTCGGTCCAAGCCACAAATATGCAGCCAACTACTATTTTACCAGAGATGGCCGCAGAGAGTCGGTACCAGCAACAGTTGTGATGTCTGCTCAGAAGGCTCTTACCGCTGGAAG TGAAGTTGCTGAAGCACCAAAGCTTCCTGTGACCCCCGGTGCAGTGTACCAACCTCCCGCTCTCTCTACAGACCAGCCAtacctctga